AAGGCCGTCTCTAAATTTGTGTCACACAGAAATGTGCAGACACCCTATAAAAAGTTCTCCAAGGGGGGAGCCAACCCCAAAATGTCCTTTACCATACGATCTATACAGCCCTACTCgtctaaacacagcattgcGATCAATATCGCGTTTCGCGGCAAAATCCACCGGTTATGAGCCGGAAGCCATTTTGCTACTTggcgtcaactgaaaatgacatcacagttgctggGGGCGTTGGTATCGACCAATCCTGGCTCACCTGACGtctgaagctgagccactgGTCATTACCGGCGCCCTTGAgcagctgtgatgtcattttcagtcgatagccagcggcaaaatggccgccgactTTCAAAGCGTTTTTTGGCTGCCTTGCACGTGGCAACTTACTTGTTGTGCAAGTTTATACAGCATGCGTGCGCTGACTGCTGTAGTGTGCGTGCGGAGGATATTCTTCTGGGCCTCCTCAATCTTCCAGTCGCATTTGTACCTGAGGGTTAGCAAAAGTTCTCCGTGGGGATacaactatatatattttttaaattcactttcttgACAGAAAACATTTACACATGGCATGCATGTGTTTTCAATCATTTAAGATGGTTCCTGTCACTCAGGAATGTCTTATTTGGAACACTAAAATGCTTATCTTACGGACGTCACGTAGCGATTATCTCACCCTTGCGAACCAAAGCCGCCCCCCGAGTGGACCCTCTTCACTCTCTCCAAGTAGTCCTGCGGTAAGTCGAGGGCGAGAGCAGGGTCTGAAAGTTCGGGAGTACAAATTAGCCTTGATGCAAAAATGAAGTGTGAAAGTTGACTTGCGGGAGGGAATATCCgaaacacggggggggggggggggggtggggggggggggtgtcgcaCCGGACAGGAAGAAGGTGTCATGCTGGTCTCGGGCCGGGTGCTGCTGCGGCTGAAAAAGGGAGTCAAAGTTCCAGAAAGAGCTCTCGATGAAGTTGTTGGTTGGCATCTCGGTGAAACTGGAGACAAAAAGGTGTTGGACATGCCAGCGTTTGAGACGTCATCTCACATTCGCTtaactcaggggtgtccaaactttttgccaagggggccagattttatgtggtaaaatgtcggggggccgaccttggctgacattctttacattgaacaacaatattgttcaacaaattttagtaagccagtctgtttcacatttccatttttattttaatttcaacaatctgaagaatttcttttggttcatttgaaacaggaatttgaaatatgacttaTCAGTCggtataaacacggagtgatgtcttgttaactcgtgagtgatccccctctagtgtctaaatgctattactcatttagccactagagggaagcagtactctatgaaacatcactcaccagtctacgagacctcagtcaatgcaacacgtgttccattgcgcccaacctgcgggccagacggcactgattttatgacgggggccgagggccggatgaaattcgaccgcgggccggactttgggcCTGGCTTAACTCATTAAATCCCAATGACGTGTCAATGCTTTTAAGGGGTGGGGTCGGGCAATCTTCCACCATGACTCGGGAGAGGAATTGACGAACGTATCAAGGAGGTAGCGAAGGCGCCTATGTGAAAACGAAATCAAGATGGCGGAACTCACCCCATCTCCAAGAAGATCTGTCTGAACTGCGTTCGCACTTTCATCAGCGGATGCAGGTGGCCGCAGTCCGGGGCCACGCCCATCGCATCAAAGTTGTACGGTTTGAAATTCTTCTCTTTCCAACTGCCGCTGCGATGCGAAAACGGGCGTCAGGTTAAGAAATTGGGCAACCGTCGACACGTTAGCATATGCTTTGAGGAACAAAAACACGCAACGCGTCGTCTTTATCACAACTAAGTCTGAAACATTTGGCACAATTTTACGACAACGTAGAGATTGTGGGTTGCGCAGGCTACCGTAATGTTGTTGTATATGACGCTTAATTTAGATCGCCGATTTATGAACAGACTATAAATCCATTAAGCTCATTTCAGCCTTTGAAGCGTCCTCCCTTTCAGACAAAGCCGCCATCTTGGAAAGAGGCGTTCATTTCTCCGCGTCCTCTGTCGGAAAGCCCGCACACCGTCACCGGACGGACAGATGAGACAAAAACGAAAGTTTTGCTCACAACAGAATCCCGACTTACGTGGCAATCATCTCAGGTGTGAGCTCCGTCTCCTGTTTGGTGACGGTGGTGCTGAAGGAGTTGCCTTTCGTGATCCAGTAGGACTTCACCGTCCTGAACACAGGGATACAACCAAATCTATTTCGTCTCAACTCACAACTTAAGAGTTGTGATACGCACTCGAGTGGACAAAAACGCATTTATCCTactacaaattatttttttcaaatatttcatatgtgacatttgaaatataaaagAGGTTCTCGAATTTAAGAACTCAATCAGCACCAAGTGTATCCTCATGCAGACTTTGTCTTCCGCTGGCACACGAAAATATTCCATCCACAACTTACACCTCAGTGAGAAGTTTTCGCTTTTTCAGctcattcttttctttctcgTCCAAGTTGGAAGAGAAGCCTTTCTGGACAAGCAGAAGCTTTTCTCGCACCTGGTCATCGATGTTCTCCACCTgtggaccaaaaaataaaaaataaaacaaattaagaCATCTTGTCAGACAGATGAGTGTCAAACATGGAAAAGCTGCTGTGCGCAATTATATTCCCTGTAAAAGACGTACATACAGTTCTGAATATCCTCGGCCCGCCTTCATGCCCTTTGTCCAAACGGATCCACTTGTTGGACATGGCCTTGCTGAAGCCAATCTTTCCAAAGGACACTTTCTACACgcatagaaagaaaaaatgttcacactGGGAAATATCACTGCACATTTTTGCACTTTTCAACCGCGGACTATTTAAAGGGGAACTCAAGTCAACATATTTTCTTTATGTCTTCACAGTTTAGATTAGTGGGAGAACAGAGAATCTAATATTGGAaaggttccccccccccttgagaAGCTAAATAAACAATTATAAGAGTTAGCCTCTGTCAGCCTTACCATGAGGTCACTTTGGGTCAGACCCTCGAGCGGGATGGCGTCGAAGACCCGAGCTTCCTGGCTGCCTTGCTCAGCGATCTCCTTGCCCTCCTCTGTCAGTTCCCAGTGTTTAGAGGAGCGGAGCTCAGCTGAGATTATCTGAGGGCCAGACAACATATAATctgtttttttctaatttattgGGAGATTTCGGTTAAGTAGCAGGGGTCGCGGCAGCCAATCATCCTCTTCTGTTACTCCATCTTCTGCTCCAACTCCAGCAAGTGATGGTTTCTGCAAGTCTTTCCTCcccatataagataagatatcctttattcgtcccacactgggaccaTCCCCTCTTAGGTATTCCCCTTTGCTTACAACCTGGCAGTGCCTTTTCCAGGACCCTTGTTCCACTACCACTGCACAGGTTGAAATAATCTCAAACCGGCTTCTCTAGCTTTGAGGAAAGCATTCGGACGGTAGCATTAGAAGAATAGATATCATTAGACCATCAAAAGTGCAAGAATGTTGACAGTCTTGTCATGTTAAATTATGATATTTATTACACACTCAGCTTTTTGATGAATCAATATCAGTTTATCTTCCTTACGAGGACGTGATGTTCCTCTTGAGGATTACAATTTTATCTCGTTTTCTCATTACTAGTGCTGCTGCTACGACTACTTCTACTACTATGTAGGGTTAAAAAAGACTGCATTTACAATAAATGGTTAGGTGCCtgtatactttttttaaggCGGTATAAAAATATAAGCCATAATACACAGAGCACATGAAACTAGTCAGACAACTCTCGCATCTCTCGTCTTTACTCTCATTGCATCAGTCACATTGCAAATGTTGACGTGACAGCATGACTTCCGCTGCAATTCAAGCCACGAAAACTCACTTCGCCGAGACACTGTAGACTCTTCACAGCGCCCACGATGACCTGGTGGTCCACTCCGAGGCTGCAAGCCACATTTAGGCTTTCCACGCCGTCTTGCGCCTTCTCAATACGCTGAAGTAGCGTCTCCAACACACGCGCGTCCGCCATAGCCGGTCGCCACTGAGCTCTAAAGGAACCGGAAATGACGTCACAGCGAGTACAGTAGATGTTGGAAGGTGTTCATTGTAAAGTGATCACcttgcaaaatattttgttatCTGTTTAACTTATAAAGTTAGAGGAAAGTAAGTAGATCGTAGACGAGTAAACAATTCATTGaaagtgtggggttttttttggggctatcACCGGTTAAACGGAAAGCTGAATCATCTAgaacaggggtctcaaactcaggtctggagggtcgctgtcctgcatgttttccaagtctccctgttgcaacacacctgattcaaattatcagatcatcagcaagctctgcagaagcctgacgttgaacctgttcatttgaatcaggtgtgttgcaacagagacCTGAAAAacgtgcaggacagcggccctccaggacctgtaTTTGAGACCCCTGATCTAGAATCTTAACACTAAAAGCAGTGGTGTGTGAGTCTATACAagtgtacacacaaacacacacacttaacgTCTGGCGCTCAGACTTGTGGATTGTATTcgtcttcaaaaaacaaatctcGTCAATaagcatttgtatttatttttgacatttgttttaGAGTGGCCTCAGTGATCTTGTAAATTACCTATCTAGGTTCACAATTTACAACTGACATTTTTTCTCAAAACCTACTTTACAAGAATCTTTGTAAATCCCACCAAAAGTGGTTATATCAAAACTTAACATAaacaaccaattttttttcccaatacaaAGACACAGTTACATACATTGACAAGAAAAAATATCCACAAAATCAAAAGCGACTTAAAGAACAAACGTGTGTATTTTCCATCCAACTCCTCAAAATATAACACTAGTAAcattaaaaaaggcaaaaaataaaagcaagtgTATCTACAAGTTTGGGTAAGTTACATGCAAAGTTGTCATGGAACATAAAAGCAAAGTTTGCGCCACACGTGAGGGCTGTagcatgaattttttttctctgtgattttataaattaaaaaaaaagtattgagaTTATCAACCCTTCGAAACAGACCACCAAACATAGCTACAACACAGACTGAACATATGCACATAGTCAACATAGAGGAAGGAGGAAATTGAGCAAAGGTGAGCCATCAATCAATCACATTCTTCTTCGGAGGTTAGAGGTAAAGATGCAGCGGACGATGGCGAGCTGATGTTCCACACGAGCAACTCAGTCTTATCTATACTGGTAATTTCCGCTGGTATCTCCCTTGTTGTAGCTTCCAGGACTGTGGTAGGTGTTGAAACCGTGGTTTTCTCCGGCACCCTGCGAGTTGTAATTGGACTGGCTGTTGAAACCTTCCCAGGGAAAAGCGCAACAGGTCaactcaaatacaaaaaaaaataataataaataaaaagtattggTCGTTAATTTTCCTCACCATCATAACTGTAATCCTGGTTTCCTCCAGCACCACCAGTCACCTGACTCGGGTAGGCGGTGCTGTAAGGGTATCCACTTGCACCTCCCTGGTGAAAATTCTTCTTTGTCTGACCATAGCCCTGGCCATATTGGTTGTAGTTGCCGTGTCCGGAAGCATTGCTGGCCTGGTAGCTCCCTGAAGATGCACTGTTCGTACCTGAGACACCCTGAAAAGATGACTTCCCGCCCCTTGTCGGGGGTTTCTTTTTGGGCATTTTAGCAGCAGTGGTGGTATTATATGCTCCATCACCATCATAGTATGAGCCATATGAGCTTTGTGCCGATCCCAGAGCTGAACTGGCCAGAGAACCGCATGAAGGGCCGCCTGACAGCCCGCCACCTGCATTTGCACCACCATTGTTGTAGTAATCTGAGAAATAACAGCACGGCAGAGTTTTTAATCATGCAGCTGGCAACATACAGAAATTAAATCACACcatgtaaaaatacagaaatgaaggacaaaaccattttttttaaaaacatgtattttgtatcTGGAAACATTTATGGTAAAACCACTCTTGCAAAAGGAACATCGTGGATTCAGTACACTCATGACTTAACTGTCCTCGAAAGACCACATTTATTTCTCCTTCCAAGTGTTATCAGTGTGGATGTCAGAAATGagcgtgcactatttaaaactgtTCTTTTGTGTTGTGGAGTCAGCAATAGGGAAACAGAAATTAAAGGCTGCCAGTGCCttaaatgaaatgtgttgttCATCTCCCACAGTGCTACACTGTATTATGAAGCCCTTTgtccaatcacacacacacaaaaaaaggggggcaggGGCCATCTTCTAAAATAAATCCACCATGTTGACATCCAGGTATCTGATACATCCATGCAAGCATGTATGCAGAGGCAGCTCATCTTGCCCAGGCTGCAAGTGGCCTGGCAAAATACGGTTATCGTTGTTACAATTCCAGGGTTGCGGTCGTGGAGTTGAAGGGAGTTTCTGGACGCAGCCGGAGGGAACACAACTGTGAATTTTTATCTTCTCAACtatatttttgcctttttgtttttgttttttttactgaggAGGATCTATTTCTGAAAATCTTGGTAGCCATAGATGTCTGAGACAAAGTCACCTAAAGAGCGAGACAAGGCAGAGAAGGGGGGAAATATCAAAATTAGTTTTGCATATTGGGAATTTGCTCTGCCTCAAAAGCAGCAGTCAATTGGATTCATTGGACCAAATTGCATTCAAAGTGActgattgcagtttttttttcaagatttccCTCCTCCTGTCACTCTCAGGAAGGCCAGTCCACAGAACGAGCTGCCAAAAatgagagggttttttttggggggggggggggctccaaatATCAAATTAAGACCCGTGGCTTGAAACTTTAAAATTCAAAAACCACTGATTTGGGATTctcaaaaaaaagttcaccgCAGACTGGTAAGATTTCTGCTGATACTTTGATTTCTCACATGGTAACAGTGACaattgaaaaacaagaaaagaaaaagacaggaACATAAGATAGGAATACTTACTGTATCCAGACATTGAGTTGCTGCCATAACCATATGTCCCGAAGCCTGTCGAACAACAGATCATGAGTCAATTTGGTCCAACGAGGGGGACAAAATAATATtacgaataaaaatatatattttttaaatatgttaatTACCCCCGCCAGGGCCCCCTCCGTTATTGTACCCCCTGCCCCTTCCACGACCTCTTCCTCTGCCTCTGGC
This region of Hippocampus zosterae strain Florida chromosome 17, ASM2543408v3, whole genome shotgun sequence genomic DNA includes:
- the farsa gene encoding phenylalanine--tRNA ligase alpha subunit, which produces MADARVLETLLQRIEKAQDGVESLNVACSLGVDHQVIVGAVKSLQCLGEIISAELRSSKHWELTEEGKEIAEQGSQEARVFDAIPLEGLTQSDLMKVSFGKIGFSKAMSNKWIRLDKGHEGGPRIFRTVENIDDQVREKLLLVQKGFSSNLDEKEKNELKKRKLLTEVTVKSYWITKGNSFSTTVTKQETELTPEMIATGSWKEKNFKPYNFDAMGVAPDCGHLHPLMKVRTQFRQIFLEMGFTEMPTNNFIESSFWNFDSLFQPQQHPARDQHDTFFLSDPALALDLPQDYLERVKRVHSGGGFGSQGYKCDWKIEEAQKNILRTHTTAVSARMLYKLAQQEKFTPVKYFSIDRVFRNETLDATHLAEFHQIEGVVADYGLTLGDLMGVLHQFFTKLGITKLRFKPAYNPYTEPSMEVFSYHEGLKKWVEVGNSGVFRPEMLLPMGLPEDVSVIAWGLSLERPTMIKYGINNIRELVGHKVNLQMVYDSPICRLDS